The following are from one region of the Paenibacillus sp. JZ16 genome:
- the uvrB gene encoding excinuclease ABC subunit UvrB, which produces MSDLVVSTKSFEIQSEFQPQGDQPTAIDALVEGLRQGKKHQTLLGATGTGKTFTIAQTIAKVNRPTLVIAHNKTLAAQLASEFKEFFPNNSVDYFVSYYDYYQPEAYIPSSDTYIEKDSSINEEIDKLRHSATSSLFERRDVIIVASVSCIYGLGSPHEYGEMLLSLRVGMEKPRNEILSRLVDIQYQRNDINFVRGTFRVRGDVIEIFPASKGEHAVRVELFGDEIERITEIDVLTGELVGEREHIAIFPASHFVTREETMRVAIVNIERELEERLELLRSEGKLLEAQRLEQRTRYDIEMMKEVGFCSGIENYSGPLTFREPGATPYTLLDYFPDDMLFVIDESHVTLPQIRAMYNGDRARKTVLVDHGFRLPSALDNRPLKFEEFEEKVNQIIYVSATPGPYEMEHCDTMVEQIIRPTGLLDPIIDVRPTEGQIDDLISEIHDRVDRDERVLVTTLTKKMAEDLTDYLKEIGIKVRYMHSDIKTLERMQILRDLRLGTFHVLVGINLLREGLDLPEVSLVAILDADKEGFLRSDRSLIQTIGRAARNSEGKVIMYGDKITDSMDRAIKETERRRSIQVAYNEKHGITPQTIRKKIRDVIEATKVAEGKADYLVGEGQKMSKKDRQKLIQRLEAEMKEAAKNLQFERAAELRDALLELQAE; this is translated from the coding sequence ATGAGCGATTTAGTTGTCAGTACCAAATCCTTTGAGATCCAGTCTGAATTCCAGCCGCAGGGCGATCAGCCCACGGCTATTGATGCGTTGGTCGAAGGACTCCGCCAAGGGAAAAAACATCAGACGCTGCTAGGTGCAACAGGAACGGGGAAGACGTTTACGATCGCGCAGACAATCGCCAAAGTAAACCGTCCCACACTCGTCATTGCACATAACAAGACGCTGGCTGCACAGCTGGCCAGTGAGTTTAAGGAATTCTTCCCGAACAACTCCGTGGATTATTTCGTGAGTTATTACGATTACTATCAGCCGGAAGCTTATATCCCTTCCTCCGATACGTATATCGAGAAGGACTCCAGCATCAATGAAGAAATTGATAAGCTCCGCCACTCTGCAACGAGCTCGCTGTTTGAACGGCGCGATGTCATCATTGTGGCGAGCGTATCTTGCATATATGGCTTGGGTTCGCCGCATGAGTACGGCGAAATGCTGCTGTCGCTCCGGGTAGGCATGGAGAAGCCGCGGAATGAGATTCTGTCGAGGCTGGTTGATATCCAGTATCAGCGGAACGATATCAACTTCGTTCGCGGCACTTTCCGCGTTCGTGGGGATGTTATCGAGATTTTTCCTGCCTCAAAGGGGGAGCATGCCGTTCGCGTCGAGCTGTTCGGCGACGAGATCGAGCGGATCACGGAGATCGACGTCTTGACGGGCGAGCTGGTTGGAGAACGCGAGCATATTGCCATCTTCCCGGCGTCTCACTTCGTTACCCGTGAAGAGACGATGCGGGTAGCAATCGTGAACATCGAACGCGAGTTGGAAGAACGCCTTGAGCTGCTGCGCTCCGAAGGCAAGCTGCTGGAAGCGCAGCGCCTGGAGCAGCGTACCCGTTACGACATCGAGATGATGAAGGAAGTCGGATTCTGCTCCGGCATCGAGAACTATTCCGGCCCTCTGACCTTCAGGGAGCCTGGGGCTACGCCATATACGCTCCTTGACTACTTCCCGGACGATATGCTGTTTGTCATTGATGAATCGCATGTTACGCTCCCGCAAATCCGAGCGATGTACAACGGTGACCGGGCACGGAAAACCGTGCTGGTCGATCACGGCTTCCGCCTGCCGTCCGCGCTGGATAACCGGCCGCTAAAGTTTGAGGAATTCGAGGAGAAAGTGAACCAGATCATCTATGTGTCGGCCACGCCGGGACCGTATGAGATGGAGCACTGCGATACGATGGTTGAACAGATCATCCGGCCGACAGGCCTGCTCGATCCGATCATCGATGTGCGTCCGACTGAAGGGCAGATCGATGACCTGATTAGCGAGATCCATGACCGCGTGGATCGTGACGAGCGTGTGCTCGTGACGACCCTCACGAAGAAAATGGCCGAGGATCTGACCGATTACCTGAAGGAAATCGGCATCAAGGTTCGTTACATGCACTCCGATATCAAGACGCTGGAACGGATGCAGATTCTACGGGATCTGCGGCTTGGTACATTCCACGTGCTGGTGGGTATTAACCTTCTACGGGAGGGGCTTGACCTTCCGGAGGTTTCCTTGGTAGCGATTCTCGATGCCGACAAGGAAGGCTTCCTCCGTTCGGATCGCTCGCTCATTCAGACGATCGGCCGAGCAGCCCGGAACTCGGAAGGTAAAGTTATCATGTACGGCGATAAGATCACCGACTCGATGGATCGAGCGATCAAGGAAACCGAGCGCCGCCGCAGCATCCAGGTTGCCTACAACGAGAAGCACGGCATAACGCCGCAAACGATCCGCAAGAAGATCCGCGATGTCATCGAAGCAACGAAGGTTGCGGAGGGCAAGGCGGATTATCTGGTGGGCGAAGGACAGAAGATGTCGAAGAAGGATCGTCAGAAACTGATCCAGCGTCTCGAGGCCGAAATGAAGGAAGCAGCGAAGAACTTGCAATTCGAGCGTGCGGCCGAGCTTCGTGATGCGCTGCTGGAGTTGCAAGCCGAATAA
- a CDS encoding flagellar motor protein translates to MDITIILGILAGLAALIGGFLWEGGHLSGLLQGAAALIVFGGTIAAVIVSFPATRLRTIPAALKLAFGRSNRSSDELIDAIVDMSVTARRDGVLALERISADHEDPFLREGMQMVVDGNDPEMVRQILELDINAAEQKHEGYAKIFESAGGYAPTMGIIGTVMGLIHVLGSLQDPTGLGPSIAVAFTATLYGVASANIIFLPIASKIKARSEEEIANMELLLEGIMAVQNGEHPLLVRKKLASFASAGTTDIPSSRGIAHETAE, encoded by the coding sequence ATGGATATTACGATTATTCTTGGCATTCTCGCCGGCTTGGCCGCGTTGATCGGAGGGTTTTTATGGGAAGGCGGGCATCTGAGCGGCCTGCTGCAAGGTGCGGCGGCGCTTATCGTATTCGGCGGCACCATCGCCGCCGTCATCGTCAGTTTCCCTGCTACCCGGCTCCGCACCATCCCGGCTGCGCTCAAGCTGGCCTTCGGCCGCAGCAACCGTTCGTCGGACGAGCTGATTGACGCCATCGTCGATATGTCGGTTACAGCCAGAAGAGACGGGGTGCTGGCGCTGGAGCGCATCTCGGCCGATCACGAGGACCCGTTCCTGCGGGAAGGCATGCAGATGGTCGTGGACGGCAACGACCCGGAAATGGTTCGTCAAATCCTGGAGCTCGATATCAATGCCGCCGAGCAGAAGCACGAAGGATATGCCAAAATTTTCGAGTCCGCCGGGGGATATGCTCCTACCATGGGGATCATCGGTACCGTCATGGGATTGATCCACGTGCTGGGCAGTCTGCAAGACCCAACCGGTCTCGGACCTTCGATCGCGGTCGCTTTTACCGCCACTTTATACGGCGTCGCGAGTGCCAATATTATCTTTTTGCCCATTGCGTCGAAGATTAAAGCACGTTCCGAAGAAGAAATTGCAAATATGGAGCTGCTGCTCGAAGGAATTATGGCTGTTCAGAACGGAGAGCACCCGCTGTTGGTTCGTAAAAAGCTAGCCTCCTTCGCTTCCGCAGGCACCACGGACATTCCGTCCTCAAGGGGGATCGCGCATGAGACAGCCGAATAG
- a CDS encoding OmpA/MotB family protein, translated as MRQPNRRRRHRKQAEGDQRERWMITYADLITLLLIFFVVMYAMSRLDTEKYKLVTQSLQATFQSGDSILEMGSGITGTADTENHKNPPPKPAAEEEGGQEKDADTAAEPLTERELAFRAQEEELANFMGLIQQYVKDNQLEEDIFIADEPQGIAITLSDRFLFDVGKAELKPGAAPVLGKLASLFSDLNTTVSIEGHTDNVPIGRYSSYKDNWELSGARAMSVLRFFLDNSKLDPEGFQYAGYADTRPAADNATAEGKQKNRRVEITVLRQLKE; from the coding sequence ATGAGACAGCCGAATAGACGGCGCCGTCATCGCAAGCAGGCGGAAGGCGACCAGCGCGAACGCTGGATGATCACCTATGCCGACCTGATTACGCTGCTCCTGATCTTTTTTGTGGTGATGTATGCCATGAGCCGGCTCGATACGGAAAAATACAAACTCGTCACCCAATCCCTGCAGGCCACCTTCCAGAGCGGTGACAGCATCCTGGAGATGGGCTCCGGCATTACCGGCACAGCCGATACGGAGAACCATAAGAACCCTCCGCCGAAGCCTGCTGCCGAAGAGGAGGGCGGCCAAGAGAAAGATGCAGATACGGCGGCGGAGCCGCTAACCGAGCGGGAGCTCGCTTTCCGTGCCCAGGAGGAGGAGCTGGCGAACTTTATGGGGCTCATTCAGCAATACGTGAAGGACAACCAGCTCGAGGAAGATATCTTCATCGCGGACGAGCCGCAAGGGATTGCCATTACGCTGAGCGACCGCTTCCTGTTCGATGTCGGCAAAGCCGAGCTTAAACCCGGGGCCGCTCCGGTTCTGGGCAAATTAGCCAGCCTGTTCAGCGATTTAAACACCACGGTGAGCATCGAGGGGCATACGGACAATGTGCCAATCGGCCGCTACTCCAGTTACAAGGACAACTGGGAGCTCTCCGGTGCCCGGGCGATGTCGGTGCTGCGCTTCTTCCTCGACAACAGCAAGCTGGACCCGGAAGGCTTCCAATACGCAGGCTATGCCGATACAAGACCAGCCGCGGATAATGCGACTGCCGAAGGCAAGCAGAAGAATCGGCGGGTTGAAATTACCGTTCTACGACAGCTTAAGGAGTAG
- a CDS encoding ABC transporter permease, translating into MHSLTIAWHMVRRTLGRKRGWIVYLLVPCVVVTLTVFLLGQTSAASILVSYVNEDEGPAGQYLMNELERSGQYVLKESESENTLREDLVENKSTVGVYIPEGFSDGLIEGQQPLVQIYEVSTSEASVMIRMTADSAVTRLSGTAALIRETSEPDVDRMLMLQDVLKQSAMNRVDTEVTDLNLYAKPGLSNVTGFTLMFMMTLISSVVSMMIDDRRQRTLSRMYTAPVRAYQIAIGNFLGSLVVGSLQVIIVLVLSRYVLRYDYGVPLLLHFLILTAFMLVSLGVASTVAGLIRNGQNAAMINSMIVTPTCMLGGCFWPLAIMPEFMQKIANFIPQKWAIEAVEIAATGGTLSDIALPLAVLGLMAVILLAVGSAILRPSESGVGHGA; encoded by the coding sequence ATGCATAGCCTAACCATTGCCTGGCATATGGTGCGGCGCACGCTGGGGCGAAAAAGAGGCTGGATCGTCTACCTGCTGGTTCCTTGCGTGGTCGTTACCTTGACGGTGTTTCTCTTGGGGCAGACCTCGGCTGCAAGCATCCTGGTCTCATATGTGAATGAAGACGAAGGCCCGGCAGGTCAGTATCTGATGAATGAGCTGGAGCGCAGCGGCCAATACGTACTCAAGGAGTCCGAATCCGAGAATACGCTGAGAGAAGACTTGGTGGAGAATAAAAGTACCGTAGGCGTTTATATACCGGAGGGCTTCAGCGATGGGTTGATTGAAGGACAGCAGCCGCTGGTTCAGATATACGAGGTCTCAACCTCGGAGGCTTCGGTGATGATACGAATGACGGCAGACTCTGCGGTCACACGTCTGAGCGGCACAGCTGCTTTGATCCGGGAAACCTCGGAGCCGGATGTTGACCGAATGCTGATGCTGCAAGATGTGCTCAAGCAGTCCGCAATGAATCGGGTGGATACGGAGGTCACGGATTTGAATCTGTACGCCAAGCCAGGCCTATCCAACGTAACGGGTTTTACCCTGATGTTCATGATGACCCTCATCTCCAGCGTGGTCTCGATGATGATCGATGACCGCAGGCAGCGAACGCTGTCCCGCATGTACACGGCACCAGTGCGTGCCTATCAGATCGCTATAGGCAATTTTCTGGGCAGCTTGGTGGTCGGCTCGCTGCAGGTGATCATCGTGCTTGTGCTGAGCCGGTATGTGCTCCGTTACGATTACGGAGTGCCGTTATTACTGCATTTCCTTATTCTGACGGCCTTTATGCTGGTATCGTTAGGCGTGGCAAGTACGGTCGCCGGGTTGATCCGGAACGGGCAGAATGCGGCCATGATCAATTCCATGATCGTCACTCCGACCTGCATGCTGGGCGGGTGCTTCTGGCCGCTTGCCATCATGCCGGAGTTCATGCAGAAAATCGCCAACTTCATCCCGCAAAAATGGGCCATTGAAGCGGTTGAGATAGCGGCCACCGGTGGTACGCTATCCGATATCGCACTGCCTCTGGCTGTTCTCGGCTTGATGGCGGTCATTCTGCTCGCCGTCGGTTCTGCTATCCTGCGGCCAAGCGAGAGCGGAGTTGGGCACGGCGCATAA
- a CDS encoding ABC transporter permease: MNMMIIAWFELKRMATSRTVLINQFLLPLILIFILGNALSGWFGNDQEFKQSSVRVGFVLGAADGGQLPGSIQALTGSPEIQEILVHEMAASREEVEGKLRRGEVDYAVVVPASFDERMGQGAAVKLELLPGRDRNLNLVADTIFKTFIADVNHKQAEVIVMGGDKVLAAQAAAPVETSSGPNVTIGKLGEKGATYSAAQYYAASMLIMFLLYSGLMASSSLLGERESRTLYRLQSAPVTPGTVFAGKIIGCSLITLVQAAAIVLGSMWLYGVKWGPHPLLLIVVCVLITLSSMTIATFITLVSSTAAGARGLMQAIIIAMTFVSGGFMPLPVEFFQKIASFTVNHWAMQSMLRMMLNSDVHLIVTCLGMLAAITAALSAAAMITYRKVGYHA, from the coding sequence ATGAATATGATGATTATCGCCTGGTTTGAGCTGAAGCGGATGGCTACCAGCCGAACGGTGCTGATCAACCAGTTTTTGCTGCCGCTCATCCTTATTTTTATATTGGGAAACGCGCTCTCGGGCTGGTTCGGCAATGATCAGGAATTTAAACAGTCATCGGTCAGGGTGGGGTTTGTGTTGGGTGCTGCAGATGGAGGCCAGCTGCCGGGGAGTATTCAGGCTCTAACCGGCTCGCCGGAGATCCAGGAAATTCTCGTTCATGAGATGGCAGCCAGCCGTGAAGAGGTTGAAGGAAAGCTGCGCAGGGGCGAGGTCGATTACGCGGTAGTGGTTCCCGCTTCCTTTGATGAACGGATGGGTCAGGGAGCGGCCGTGAAGCTTGAATTGCTGCCCGGAAGAGACCGTAATCTCAACCTGGTGGCAGACACGATCTTTAAGACCTTTATCGCAGATGTCAATCACAAACAGGCTGAGGTTATCGTTATGGGCGGAGATAAAGTTCTTGCGGCTCAAGCGGCAGCACCTGTGGAAACCTCGTCTGGACCGAACGTAACCATCGGGAAACTGGGCGAGAAAGGAGCCACGTATTCAGCAGCCCAATACTACGCTGCCTCCATGCTGATTATGTTTCTTTTGTATTCGGGTCTGATGGCAAGCAGCAGTCTGCTGGGAGAGCGGGAAAGCCGGACCCTGTATCGCCTGCAAAGCGCACCCGTCACCCCCGGAACCGTATTTGCCGGTAAAATTATCGGCTGCAGTCTGATCACGCTTGTACAGGCAGCAGCCATCGTACTTGGTTCCATGTGGCTGTACGGCGTGAAATGGGGGCCCCACCCCCTGCTGCTTATCGTGGTCTGCGTATTAATCACATTATCGTCCATGACCATTGCCACGTTCATCACCCTGGTCTCCTCAACGGCGGCAGGAGCCAGGGGGCTCATGCAGGCGATCATTATCGCCATGACATTTGTGAGCGGGGGATTCATGCCGCTTCCCGTGGAATTTTTCCAAAAGATCGCTTCCTTCACCGTCAATCATTGGGCCATGCAGAGCATGCTGCGTATGATGCTGAACAGCGACGTGCATTTGATCGTCACCTGCCTCGGCATGCTGGCGGCGATTACCGCAGCTCTGTCAGCTGCAGCCATGATTACGTACAGAAAGGTGGGATACCATGCATAG
- a CDS encoding ABC transporter ATP-binding protein: MVKMAVFLQMKDVVKRYGNKLSVDHMNLEVNEGEIFGLLGPNGAGKSTSINMICGLLPKDQGSIKVDGISIEEQPLEVKRRIGLVPQDLALYEEMSAWDNVAFFAKLYGLRGPLLKERVEEALEFVGLQDRAKEKPSTFSGGMKRRLNIACSITHRPKLIIMDEPTVGIDPQSRNHILESVKTLNRMGSTVIYTSHYMEEVAAISDRVAIMDQGHVIACGTQHELRARVAHEEKIMLTADGITPELVEELTIHPRVRRVTQNDNEIEVYVPSAQGELQDILFICSKHRTTLRSLQCEEPGLETLFLSLTGRTLRD; encoded by the coding sequence ATGGTGAAGATGGCGGTCTTTCTGCAGATGAAGGATGTCGTGAAACGATATGGAAACAAGCTGTCGGTGGATCATATGAACCTGGAAGTGAACGAAGGGGAAATCTTTGGGCTTCTGGGACCGAACGGGGCGGGCAAAAGCACGTCCATCAATATGATCTGCGGACTTCTTCCCAAGGATCAGGGCAGCATTAAGGTGGACGGCATCTCGATTGAAGAGCAGCCGCTGGAAGTGAAGCGGAGAATCGGGTTGGTGCCGCAGGATCTGGCTCTGTACGAAGAGATGTCGGCTTGGGACAATGTTGCTTTTTTTGCAAAATTATATGGACTGCGCGGCCCTTTGTTAAAGGAACGAGTGGAAGAAGCGCTGGAGTTTGTCGGCCTGCAAGATCGGGCGAAGGAAAAGCCGTCCACCTTCTCCGGAGGGATGAAACGAAGATTGAATATTGCATGCTCGATCACGCACCGTCCGAAGCTGATCATTATGGATGAGCCTACGGTAGGGATTGATCCGCAGTCCCGGAATCATATCCTGGAATCCGTGAAGACGCTGAACCGCATGGGTTCTACCGTTATTTATACAAGTCATTACATGGAGGAAGTTGCCGCGATCAGTGATCGGGTGGCGATTATGGATCAAGGTCATGTTATCGCCTGCGGGACGCAGCATGAGCTTCGGGCACGCGTTGCGCATGAGGAAAAAATCATGCTTACTGCTGATGGGATCACACCGGAACTGGTGGAGGAGCTGACCATTCACCCGCGCGTTCGGCGCGTCACGCAGAATGATAACGAGATCGAAGTTTATGTACCGTCAGCTCAGGGTGAGCTGCAGGATATTTTGTTCATCTGCAGTAAACACCGTACGACGCTTCGCTCCTTGCAGTGCGAGGAGCCGGGGCTTGAAACGCTGTTTCTCAGCCTGACCGGGCGCACGCTTCGCGATTGA
- a CDS encoding sensor histidine kinase: MTSPLTYLRYGFILLPAAADIFLQQLDDYGAYMVYILLFLAITVLSRFLPSPAYLKAAALLEIPLSLWLCHQFGFMMVFLSISTLCVYLPLFERPGRQWAAFGHLLLLNMAIIDYDAMLLTTANLLFLFVAVTFNHIHEMKQKEADHIQLYDELKRLHFQQDEAARQLLQFAHQVESAAQAEERNRISRQLHDDIGHRLIRVKMMMEAALLTVPHDSARGMDMLRQIRDQLGESMEQMRTAVKQMNPARRITDDYSLDRLLEETGRQTGIETELILQGIPYPLYPSQQVVLYKNAREAITNAIRHGEAKRVQIILHYGEQDVRMEVSNDGAVQEPAGGEASSNRQGIGMSGMLERTQVVGGTLEVRRTVPFTVITRLPVYRKREIM; the protein is encoded by the coding sequence GTGACATCCCCACTCACCTATCTAAGGTATGGCTTCATTCTCCTTCCGGCCGCCGCGGACATCTTTTTGCAGCAGCTCGATGATTACGGGGCATACATGGTGTACATATTGCTGTTTCTGGCGATTACGGTGCTAAGCCGCTTTTTGCCATCGCCTGCTTATCTGAAGGCAGCCGCTCTGCTGGAAATCCCACTATCTCTGTGGCTATGTCATCAATTCGGCTTCATGATGGTGTTCCTATCCATCTCCACCCTATGTGTCTATTTGCCCTTGTTCGAGCGACCAGGCAGGCAATGGGCGGCGTTCGGTCACCTTCTGCTGCTCAACATGGCTATTATCGATTACGATGCAATGCTGCTGACGACCGCCAATCTACTGTTTCTGTTCGTGGCGGTAACGTTCAACCACATCCATGAAATGAAGCAGAAGGAAGCGGATCATATTCAGTTATACGACGAGCTGAAAAGACTGCATTTCCAGCAGGACGAGGCCGCCAGACAATTGCTGCAATTCGCCCATCAGGTAGAGAGTGCGGCGCAGGCCGAGGAGCGCAACCGGATCTCCCGCCAGCTGCATGACGACATCGGCCACCGGCTGATTCGAGTTAAAATGATGATGGAAGCAGCCCTCCTCACCGTTCCGCATGATTCCGCGCGCGGCATGGATATGCTCCGTCAAATCCGTGACCAGCTGGGAGAGAGCATGGAGCAGATGCGAACGGCCGTGAAACAGATGAATCCGGCGCGGCGGATTACAGACGACTATTCCCTCGATCGGCTCCTGGAGGAGACAGGCAGACAGACCGGGATCGAGACAGAGCTAATATTGCAAGGAATTCCCTATCCGCTCTATCCCAGTCAACAGGTGGTGTTATACAAAAATGCCCGTGAAGCTATCACGAACGCCATCCGCCATGGCGAGGCTAAACGGGTCCAGATCATCCTGCATTACGGGGAACAGGACGTCCGGATGGAGGTTTCCAACGATGGTGCAGTCCAGGAGCCGGCTGGCGGCGAAGCTTCATCAAACCGTCAAGGTATCGGAATGAGCGGCATGCTCGAACGAACCCAAGTGGTGGGCGGGACGCTGGAGGTACGGAGAACCGTGCCTTTTACCGTCATCACCCGGCTGCCTGTCTACCGGAAGCGTGAGATTATGTAA
- a CDS encoding response regulator, with the protein MISVLIVDDDPFIRESLKLLVGMDPDIEVSAVAEHGEEALALLEEGLPVDVVLMDIRMPVCDGVEGSRRICERHSDVRVLMLTTFDDDEYIVEALRNGASGYLLKNIPPDRIIQGIKTVHDGNMLIHPDIARKLSGMLRPTAQPAPKSAELEQFGLTPTEKKVVVLIAEGLSNKEIAGQLYLSEGTVKNYVTEILGKLNLRDRTQIAIFYLKKVQG; encoded by the coding sequence ATGATATCTGTTTTAATTGTAGATGATGATCCGTTCATTCGGGAAAGCTTGAAATTGCTGGTGGGGATGGATCCGGATATCGAAGTATCAGCTGTCGCAGAGCACGGAGAGGAAGCGTTGGCTTTGTTGGAGGAGGGACTTCCTGTCGATGTCGTGCTCATGGACATTCGCATGCCGGTATGCGACGGCGTAGAGGGATCGCGGCGGATTTGTGAACGTCACTCGGATGTGCGAGTGCTTATGCTGACCACCTTCGATGATGATGAATATATTGTCGAAGCTCTGCGGAACGGGGCCAGCGGTTATCTGCTGAAGAACATTCCGCCGGACCGGATCATCCAGGGGATTAAAACCGTGCATGACGGAAACATGCTGATTCATCCCGATATCGCACGCAAGCTGTCCGGCATGCTTCGTCCAACGGCGCAGCCCGCCCCTAAATCCGCTGAGCTGGAACAATTCGGGCTGACCCCGACCGAGAAGAAGGTCGTCGTCCTTATTGCGGAGGGCCTGTCCAATAAGGAAATTGCCGGACAGCTTTATTTAAGTGAAGGTACCGTCAAAAACTATGTCACCGAAATCTTGGGAAAGCTCAATCTTCGGGACCGCACGCAAATCGCCATTTTTTATTTAAAAAAAGTGCAGGGCTAA
- a CDS encoding PDZ domain-containing protein: METLKQLLMYGIDAGIQLLTQPFYYISILFVMLFYRRQVLVERKLFHVKLHSWGLQTWRTFLGGLLAGIGVSVVVAFLGISLSLEAIICIWVTSLILMLFHIRYLCFAYSIGLLGIIQFGLSWFPNWQPDGWISQVTTTIVGLDIPALLALSAVLHFAEALLVRIQGSGFATPLFLEGKRGKLVGGYHMQSFWPLPLFLLVPAVSGGSVLPWTPFFGGDAWSAGFTMMALPVVIGFGEMTQSMLPQEKAGITSKRLIFYGAIVLALSLLAEWWTPLTIVAALAALLLHEGLVWYSRYEEQQRSPIFVHPIRGLRVLAVLPNSPASELGILAGETILKVNGKLIHSKEQLHSALRQNSAFCKLEVQNHQGESKFLQRAIYAGDHHQLGAIVAPDPRDGIAVRLKPVSLITLLANKLHIRSKRGSSGNATTGGSEETGFHSS; encoded by the coding sequence TTGGAGACATTGAAACAACTGCTTATGTATGGGATAGATGCAGGCATACAACTGCTGACGCAGCCCTTTTATTATATTTCGATTTTGTTTGTGATGCTGTTTTACCGAAGGCAGGTGCTGGTGGAGCGCAAGCTGTTCCATGTGAAGCTGCATTCCTGGGGGTTGCAGACATGGCGAACGTTTCTAGGCGGGCTGCTGGCAGGAATCGGCGTGTCCGTCGTTGTGGCCTTCCTCGGGATATCCTTAAGCCTGGAAGCCATTATATGCATATGGGTGACTTCCCTGATCCTGATGCTGTTTCATATCCGGTACTTATGCTTTGCCTATTCCATCGGCCTTCTTGGAATCATTCAGTTTGGATTAAGCTGGTTTCCGAATTGGCAGCCGGATGGGTGGATCAGTCAAGTAACCACAACGATTGTTGGATTGGACATTCCCGCGCTGCTGGCTTTATCCGCCGTCCTGCATTTTGCCGAAGCCTTACTTGTCAGGATACAGGGTTCGGGTTTTGCTACACCGCTGTTCCTTGAGGGGAAGCGTGGCAAGCTCGTTGGCGGCTATCATATGCAGAGTTTCTGGCCCTTGCCCTTGTTCCTGCTTGTTCCGGCGGTAAGCGGAGGCAGCGTGCTGCCCTGGACGCCATTCTTCGGCGGTGATGCCTGGAGCGCAGGCTTTACGATGATGGCGCTCCCGGTCGTAATTGGCTTCGGGGAAATGACGCAGAGCATGCTTCCACAGGAGAAGGCAGGAATCACATCGAAGCGGCTCATATTCTACGGAGCGATTGTGCTGGCATTGAGCCTGCTTGCCGAGTGGTGGACACCGCTTACTATCGTGGCTGCATTAGCGGCATTATTGCTGCACGAAGGCTTGGTGTGGTACAGCCGTTATGAAGAGCAGCAGCGCAGTCCGATCTTTGTTCATCCGATTCGTGGATTACGCGTCCTCGCGGTGCTTCCGAATAGTCCGGCAAGCGAACTAGGCATTCTGGCTGGAGAGACGATTCTGAAGGTGAACGGTAAACTGATCCATAGCAAGGAACAGCTGCATAGCGCCCTTCGTCAGAATTCGGCCTTCTGTAAGCTGGAGGTTCAGAATCATCAAGGGGAGAGCAAGTTCCTGCAGCGTGCGATTTACGCGGGGGATCATCATCAGCTGGGAGCTATCGTGGCGCCTGATCCGAGAGATGGCATAGCGGTGAGATTGAAGCCGGTAAGCTTGATCACGCTGCTGGCGAATAAACTTCATATTCGCAGCAAGCGGGGTTCTTCCGGCAATGCAACGACCGGCGGCTCCGAAGAAACAGGTTTCCATTCATCATGA